One Ferribacterium limneticum genomic window, GCATTTCGAGGCATTTTTCAGCAATCGGGCGCAGGCTTTGGTGCAACAAATTTTGCGTTACCGCCAGACAATCGCCACCCTGCCGCGCGTTGCGCCAGGCAATGAAAGCGTCCTTTTCCGGGCGCAGACCGAGCGCCGGCGGCCAATCGAGCAGCAGGCGCCAGAGATTTTCATGCAGTACTTCCAGCCACAGTTCGGCGCTATCGAACACCCGTGGCGCCTCGTCCTGGGCCGCTGTCACTGCCGCCTCGGCCGCCGCCCGCTGGGCATGGGAGCACAGCGTGAACAAATAAGGAACCGTCTTGGTCACCACATCGGGCAACTGACCGATGAACAGGCGGGTGACCGAAGGGCGTTTAAGGTCGACGCGAATGTCGTGCAGGCCGCGCGCCTTGAAACGCGCCTTGACAGTGAGTAAGCCGGCGCTGGTGGTCATCGCCCCAACCCGAGAAAGGCCCGGCGGCTGGTCGCCTTGGCTGGCGGCGGTTCGGCCAGCGGATCGGCAAACAGGGCGTGCGCCGCGGCCAGCGCCGTGAGGCGGGCGGCCTCGTGGCTGTCGAATTCGAGCGCCGGCGAGAACAGCGAACAGAGGTGGTAGATGCCGATGCTGTCTTCCTCGGCCACGGTGAATTCATAGTCGCCGGACGGAAAATGCCAGTCGTGCTTGCTGCAGGCGGCCAGCGCCGGCCAGCCTTCGGCCTGACCGGGCAGGCAGAGCAGATTGATCGCCCACGGCGTGATCATCGCCCCGGCCCAATGGCCATCCGGCGTCCGCTGGAAACCGACGGCCTCGACCTGCAGGCTCCGGTTGCAGATCGGCACATCGTGCATCCGGCTCCGGGCAATGGTGGCGAAGGCAGCGACCAGTTCGGGCGACGGGTCGGTCGTCCAGAACCTCACTTGGCAGCCCTCATTCCGCCCTCCACTTACCCGGAACAGACACTATCCAAGGCCAGCGACCTGCCGGCAAAAGAAGTCCAGGGAGGGCCTGGACCTCATTCGCGGCCGGTCGCATTCCATGGCAAGCCATGGAGCCTTGCTCCCTGCTCATTCGGTCACCATGAACTTGTGTTTAGGCGCATCACAGCCCGGGCAACACCAGTCATCGGGCAAATCGGCGAACGGCGTGCCGGGCGGAATGCCGCGCACGTCGTCACCCTGCTCCGGGTCATAGACCCACCAGCAGATGCCGCATTCCAGCCGGTCGCCCGGCTGGACATTGAGAAACGAACCTTCGAAGCGCATGAAGGAGGAGACTAGACCGGCTCCACCATCATGTCGAGATATTCGCGCAGGCGTTCGACGGAATCGGTGAAATCCTCTTCAGCCGCCAGCGCCACTTCGGGCATGCCGATGACTTCGATGGAGTTGAGGATCAGCGCGTCCATGCTGTTGAAGTACTGCACCCACCAGACGTTTTTGAGCCGCGTGCTGGTGATCCGGCAATTGCCGTAGCCACGCGACAGGATCGACACTTCGCGGTGGCCGAGCCAGCCGTAGAGCGTGTCGAGATCGGCATCGCTGACCGGCAACAGCGTCAGGTTGATGATGTGCGCCGCGTCGCCGGGCTGCCAGGCCGCTGCCTGCATGCGGATTTCCTCGACGAGCGCTTGGGCGTTCATGCAGCCGACCGGGTAGTCGGGCGGCGGCAGATCGGCGGTCGCCGTGGCCAGCATCGTTTCGGTCAGGGGCGCCGGGATATCGCCGGTTTCGAGGCGATCGACCACCATCGCGCCATCGTCAGCGACCTGCAGGACGCGCCAGATGCCGGAAAATGCCGTCTCCTGAACGCGCCAGTGTTGCGGCGCCGTGGTGAAGGCGCTGACTTCGCCGAAGCCCATGGACTGATTGATCACATCGCGCATCGTCGCGTCAAGGTCGCGCAGGTTGAGCGTCGCGCCGCCGGCAAAGCCGACTTTCTCGGCCTCGTCCACATAGGCGCCGAGCAGGCTGGCCGCCAGATTGACCACCTCTTGCGCCACGTTGTCGGGCAGGCGCGGCTGCGAGAAGGTTTCCATGCCTTTCGGCATCGGCAGGTAATCCGGCGTTTCATCGCCTTGCGAGCCGGGACCCATGGCGACGACGGAAATCGGGAAGGGACGCATCGTGGACGGGTTCATGCGCAGGCTCCTTGCGTGCTGGCGGCGCGGACGGGGATGCCGATCGGCTTCGGTTGAGCCGGGCCGGTGAGCAGGCGGGCGATTTCATTCTGGTATTCGCTCCAGTCGCGGATGCCGTTGAGGACGCCAACGAACTGGCCATCACGCAGGAAGACGACGGCCGGGGCGCGCGGCACGCCGTATTGCTGCATCAGGGCCGCGGAAAAATCGGGGCCGGCGACCCAGCGGGCGATCTGCTCGCCGACCGGTTTGAGGGCTTCGGGCAGGATCACGCAGGCGTCCAGAACTTCGAGATTGCGCTGTGGGTCTTCGGTGAGGAGCAGTGCTGTCAGGCCGGCCGGGAATTCGGGATTGCTACGGTCAACCGGAAAAAAGCCGTGTTTTTGAAGTAATCGGCTGATGGCTGTTTCGAGTCTTTCGAGCGAGGTCGGGCCGGCTTTGAGTTCGAGGCTCATGATTGTTGTGTCCTCAGGAAATCGGGGAGTTGGGGTTCGCGATCGAGATCGGCGAAGAAGGCAGAAAAATCGGTGGCGCCGGATTGCGCGGCATCGAGCGCATCGAGCGCCGCGTCGATGGCGGCCGCCCGCTCGGCGTCGATCACCTCGCGGGCTGCATCGAGAAAAGTCATGAGCCAGGTGCCCGGCAGTTGCTGACCGACCAGACTGAGGTCGACCCGCACTTCGCCGTTGCGGCCGGCACAGCGGGCGAAATGTTCGCCGCATTCGAGCACCTGGACGGGGATGCCGAGGCACATGTCAGGCAGTTTCCATATTCAGGAAACGCGCATCGCCGAGGCGATAAGCTACTTCCGCCGGCGGCCGTTCGGATTCATAAACATCCATCGCCAGCGCGTTGTCAGTGATGCCTTCGCTCAGCCCTTCACGCACCCGGCCGGCCGCGCCCCATTTTTCCAGCCAGTCGAGCGCGATGTTGAGGGCCGGCACCATCTGCGCCTTGACGATATCGCGCAGGCTGCCGCCGAAATCTTCTAGCTGCTCGGCCTGAACGCCAACGAGAACGAGTTCAGCGGGCAATTTTTGCGTCAGTTCGGCGGCCATGAGCACTTCCTGAAAACCGGTCTGGTGCAGACTCATTTTCTTGACGCCCATGAAGCGTGGCACCTGATCGCCGACCACGACGCGCAAGTTGCCCGGCTCATCGCCGTAATCGACGGCGTCGAAGACCAGCAGGCAATCGGCCTCCTGGACGTAGGGCAGCAGGTAGAGACCTTGCGTGCCGCCGTCCATCACCGTCACCTGCGGCGGAAATTCCCAGCCGGCGTTGAGGGCTTCGACACAGCGCACGCCGAAACCTTCGTCGGCCCACAGGATGTTGCCGATACCGAGGACCAGTATGCGTTTTGAAGTCATTGTCACCACCTGAAAAAGTGCCCCGGGTACGGCTGTACGCCGGGGCGAACGCAAGTTGAAGCCTCAGTCCTTGAACATCCGCCAGCCGGAAATCATGGTGGAAATCAGCGACTGCCGGCTCATGATGTCCTCGCGGATCGCCGCGTAGACATGCACCAGCACGAAAGTCATCATGATCCACATGCCCAGCCGGTGCAGGTTATGCACCTGCATCGAGCCGCCAAGGGCCGGAATGACCCAGCCAAACAGGCTGTCCTGCCAGCTGCCCAGCCCGGCTCCTTCGCTGTACAGCGCGAAGCCGGTGAACAGCATGCCGACGGCCAGAATCGTGAAGAAGAAGAACATCATGAGCTGCGCCATCGGGTTGTGACCGACGTACTTCTTCGGTGTCTTTTCGAGGAACAGATACCAGCGCAACTCGAAGAGGACTTCACTCCACCACTGCGGATTGGTGATCGGCAGCCGGAAGATCTGCTTGGCGTGGTGATTGCCGACGAACGCCCAGTACACCCGCCCGAGCAGCCCGACAGCAAAGATGTAGGCGGCCGAGAAATGGGCGAAGCGGATGTAGCCCATCAGGAAGTTGTCCGACGCTTCGCCGGGCATCGTCGGCAAGGGTTTGCCGATGAAATACCCGGTTACCGCCAACACCACCATGGCCAGCGCATTGATCCAGTGCCACAAACGGACCGGTGCCTCGTAGACATAGATCGAACGGACTTGTTTACCGTGCCGTTCGGCTTCCAGCATGTCCTGTTGAGAGAGCATGATTGCCTCCTTTCCGGACCGCTTAGCGGACCTTGACCGACGTCATTTCCTGTCCATCCGGGCTCATCACATGCGTCGAGCAGGCCAGGCAGGGATCGAAGGAATGCAGCGTGCGCAGGATTTCGAGCGGCTCGTCAGCCTTGGCCACCGGGGTGTCCATCAGCGCCGCCTCGAAGGCACCGATCTGGCCCTTGTGGTCGCGCGGACCGCCGTTCCAGGTGGTCGGCACGACGCACTGGTAGTTGTCGATCTTGGTGTCCTTGATCTTGATCCAGTGGCCGAGTGCGCCGCGCGGCGCTTCGGTGAAACCGGCGCCCATCGCTTCCTTCGGCCAGGTGCTCGGCTCCCACTTTTCGATGTTCGCCGTGTTGAGGTCGCCTGCCTTGAGGTTGGTCATCAGCTTGTCAAAGAAATAGGACATCTTGTGCGCCGCCCACTGGCATTCCAGACCGCGCGCCGCAGTGCGGCCGAGGGTCGAGAACAGGGCGGTGACCGGCACGTCGAGTTCCTTGAGCAGGGCATCGACCGGCTCCTTGAACTCCGGATTCTTCTGGGCGTAGCCGATGATGTAGCGGGCCAGCGGGCCGACTTCCATGGCGTGGCCGCGCCAGCGCGGGGCCTTGATCCACGAGTACTTGCCGCCTTCGTCGAG contains:
- the hybE gene encoding [NiFe]-hydrogenase assembly chaperone HybE, with protein sequence MRFWTTDPSPELVAAFATIARSRMHDVPICNRSLQVEAVGFQRTPDGHWAGAMITPWAINLLCLPGQAEGWPALAACSKHDWHFPSGDYEFTVAEEDSIGIYHLCSLFSPALEFDSHEAARLTALAAAHALFADPLAEPPPAKATSRRAFLGLGR
- a CDS encoding rubredoxin, with the protein product MRFEGSFLNVQPGDRLECGICWWVYDPEQGDDVRGIPPGTPFADLPDDWCCPGCDAPKHKFMVTE
- a CDS encoding hydrogenase expression/formation protein → MNPSTMRPFPISVVAMGPGSQGDETPDYLPMPKGMETFSQPRLPDNVAQEVVNLAASLLGAYVDEAEKVGFAGGATLNLRDLDATMRDVINQSMGFGEVSAFTTAPQHWRVQETAFSGIWRVLQVADDGAMVVDRLETGDIPAPLTETMLATATADLPPPDYPVGCMNAQALVEEIRMQAAAWQPGDAAHIINLTLLPVSDADLDTLYGWLGHREVSILSRGYGNCRITSTRLKNVWWVQYFNSMDALILNSIEVIGMPEVALAAEEDFTDSVERLREYLDMMVEPV
- a CDS encoding thioredoxin domain-containing protein, encoding MSLELKAGPTSLERLETAISRLLQKHGFFPVDRSNPEFPAGLTALLLTEDPQRNLEVLDACVILPEALKPVGEQIARWVAGPDFSAALMQQYGVPRAPAVVFLRDGQFVGVLNGIRDWSEYQNEIARLLTGPAQPKPIGIPVRAASTQGACA
- a CDS encoding HypC/HybG/HupF family hydrogenase formation chaperone gives rise to the protein MCLGIPVQVLECGEHFARCAGRNGEVRVDLSLVGQQLPGTWLMTFLDAAREVIDAERAAAIDAALDALDAAQSGATDFSAFFADLDREPQLPDFLRTQQS
- a CDS encoding HyaD/HybD family hydrogenase maturation endopeptidase gives rise to the protein MTSKRILVLGIGNILWADEGFGVRCVEALNAGWEFPPQVTVMDGGTQGLYLLPYVQEADCLLVFDAVDYGDEPGNLRVVVGDQVPRFMGVKKMSLHQTGFQEVLMAAELTQKLPAELVLVGVQAEQLEDFGGSLRDIVKAQMVPALNIALDWLEKWGAAGRVREGLSEGITDNALAMDVYESERPPAEVAYRLGDARFLNMETA
- the cybH gene encoding Ni/Fe-hydrogenase, b-type cytochrome subunit, whose product is MLSQQDMLEAERHGKQVRSIYVYEAPVRLWHWINALAMVVLAVTGYFIGKPLPTMPGEASDNFLMGYIRFAHFSAAYIFAVGLLGRVYWAFVGNHHAKQIFRLPITNPQWWSEVLFELRWYLFLEKTPKKYVGHNPMAQLMMFFFFTILAVGMLFTGFALYSEGAGLGSWQDSLFGWVIPALGGSMQVHNLHRLGMWIMMTFVLVHVYAAIREDIMSRQSLISTMISGWRMFKD